One window of the Populus nigra chromosome 4, ddPopNigr1.1, whole genome shotgun sequence genome contains the following:
- the LOC133692997 gene encoding protein LITTLE ZIPPER 2: protein MSASTCSKLSPCSPLYIAFSNQQPSKGHSLRYHRLNRKRRLTKQTKEKKMAVLVKKEMEIKNLKLYMENKSIIEENEKLRKKALLLHQENQALSYLLQKKSSNTLHDHLAPNN, encoded by the exons ATGAGTGCTAGTACATGTTCAAAACTGAGCCCATGCAGTCCCCTGTATATTGCTTTTAGCAATCAACAGCCATCAAAAGGACACAGCCTTCGATATCACAGGCTAAACAG GAAGAGAAGGTTGACCAAACAAActaaggagaagaagatggctGTACTGGTAAAGAAAGAGATGGAAATCAAGAACTTGAAACTGTACATGGAGAACAAAAGCATCATAGAAGAGAATGAGAAGCTGAGGAAGAAAGCACTCCTTCTACACCAAGAAAATCAAGCTCTGTCTTACCTGCTCCAAAAGAAGTCCTCCAATACTCTTCATGACCACTTGGCTCCCAACAACTAA